One segment of Panicum virgatum strain AP13 chromosome 3K, P.virgatum_v5, whole genome shotgun sequence DNA contains the following:
- the LOC120699164 gene encoding E3 ubiquitin-protein ligase RNFT1-like, with protein sequence MDSPARADRRGNGPGAGAAPSGLRRYGLNFSASSLLHAPLAALLEYSGVVPSSPTPQEPHHPSAAPSSPSSASEVDGLLSSAATGDGEVSIRIQGGPGDSEAAGGAAAGTSSEDTIEATTGSEVDQASAAGRGADAVDAEANGGGGASGNGGGDRAYQRYDVHHVARWIEQILPFSLLLLVVFIRQHLQGFFVTIWIAAVMFKSNDILRKQTALKGERKISLLIGITVIFTIHVFGVYWWYRNDDILRPLFMLPPKDIPPFWHAIFIIMVNDTMVRQAAMAVKCMLLMYYKNCRGRNYRRQGQMLTLVEYILLLYRALLPTPVWYRFFLNKEYGSLFSSLTTGLYLTFKLTSVVEKVQSFLAAAKALSRKDVHYGSYATAEQVLAAGDMCAICQEKMHVPVLLRCKHIFCEDCVSEWFERERTCPLCRALVKPADIRSFGDGSTSLFFQLF encoded by the exons ATGGACTCGCCGGCGAGGGCAGATCGCAGGGGCAACGGACCGGGCGCTGGCGCCGCACCCTCCGGGCTTCGCCGCTACGGCCTCAACTTCTCCGCTTCCAGCCTCCTCCACGCCCCCCTCGCGGCGCTCCTCGAGTACTCCGGCGTCGTCCCTTCCAGCCCCACCCCGCAGGAGCCGCACCACCCGTCCGCGGCGCCCTCTTCGCCGTCGTCGGCGTCCGAAGTCGACGGTCTCCTCTCCTCCGCGGCCACCGGAGACGGGGAGGTCTCGATCCGGATCCAGGGCGGTCCGGGCGACTCGGAGGCCGCGGGCGGGGCGGCCGCGGGAACCTCGTCCGAGGACACGATCGAGGCGACAACCGGCTCGGAGGTTGACCAGGCGTCCGCCGCCGGGAGGGGAGCAGACGCTGTGGACGCGGAGGCTAACGGCGGTGGGGGCGCATCGGGGAACGGGGGCGGGGACCGCGCGTACCAGCGGTACGACGTGCACCACGTGGCGCGGTGGATCGAGCAGATATTGCCGTTCTCGCTGCTCCTGCTCGTCGTCTTCATTCGGCAGCATCTCCAAG GTTTCTTTGTCACAATTTGGATTGCTGCTGTAATGTTCAAGTCAAATGATATACTGAGGAAGCAAACTGCTTTGAAG GGCGAGAGAAAGATATCTTTACTCATTGGGATTACAGTAATCTTCACGATTCATGTGTTTGGTGTCTATTGGTGGTACAGGAATGATGATATTCTCAGACCTTTGTTCATGCTTCCTCCAAAAGATATACCACCATTCTGGCATGCAATTTTTATCATCATGGTCAATG ATACAATGGTTCGCCAAGCCGCAATGGCTGTCAAGTGCATGCTACTTATGTACTACAAGAACTGCAGAGGTCGTAACTACCGTAGGCAG GGCCAAATGCTAACCCTTGTGGAGTACATTCTGCTTCTTTATCGTGCCTTGTTGCCAACTCCTGTTTGGTACCGGTTCTTTCTGAATAAGGAATATGGGAGTCTCTTCTCATCTTTAACCACCGGGCTGTACCTGACTTTCAAGTTGACTTCAGTAGTTGAGAAG GTCCAGTCATTCTTGGCGGCAGCGAAAGCACTGTCACGTAAAGATGTGCATTATGGGTCTTATGCCACTGCAGAACAG GTACTTGCTGCTGGTGATATGTGTGCTATCTGCCAGGAGAAGATGCATGTGCCTGTTCTCCTTCGCTGTAAACATATTTTCTGTGAAGACTGTGTTTCAGAATG GTTTGAGCGAGAACGGACTTGCCCCTTGTGTAGAGCACTGGTAAAACCTGCTGATATTCGGTCATTTGGTGATGGTTCTACAAGTCTATTCTTCCAGTTGTTTTAG